The following is a genomic window from Polyangia bacterium.
TGGTGCTTCTGCAAACCCACCCGCCCGGGCAGCAGCAGCACGCGCTGCTGGTCGCTCAAGCTCCAGCGCTGGCGCGCCTGCTGGCGCTCGGCGGGCGTGGGCGGGCGGAAGCGGTTCAGGTCCAGGATATTGGGAATGACCCGGATCTTGTCCGGCGAGACGCGGGCGATCTTGGTCAGCTCGTCCTTCACGCCGATCGAATTGGTCAGGGTGATCGTGGTGTAGCGAGCGAACAGCCGCTCGATGGCCAGATAACGAAGATTCATCATCCGATTGCGGCACGAGGTGATGACGATCGGCACGCCGCTGCGCCGGGCGGCCAGGCGGGCCCAGAAGTTCGATTTGTCCCGGTATGAGTGCACGATGTCTGGACGCTCGGCGCGCAGGATTTCTGTCAGGCGACCGAGCGCGCGCAGGTTCATGCGCTTCGTGCCCAGCGAATAGGCCGGCTGTCCTGGTGGGCAATCCTCGTCGAAGAAGATGTTGTCCGCTTCGTAGACGCACAGGACGGCCTGGTAGCGGCTGGGCAACCGCGACATCAAGTACAGGATCTGCTTCTCCGTGCCGCCCTGCTGCAGGTTGGGGATGAAGTAGAAAATCTTGATGCTGGGCATGACGGCGCGCCCGTTTGGGGGGAACCGGGCTCGAAACTCTAGAGCGGCCGCACCGAGCGGGGCAAGCCGATAGTGGCCGCGCGCCGCGCCTAGTCTAGCTGTGGCCCGAGCGCCGGCGCAGCGCCCACTCGCTGGCCAGCAAGGCCACGCCCACGATGAGCAGCAGCGGGCTCGACCACAGCTCGATGGTGCGCTGGCGGCCGACGCGCACCTCGCGCGGCTCTTTGATGCGCGGGTGGCCGAGATCTTCGAAGTGATAGTCGCCGCCACCCGCCTGGGCGATCTCGCGCAGCACCCGATCGCGAAAAGCCACGTCGTCGAGCTCCCGGCCCTCGGCCCGCACCACGAAGGTCTTCTCTTCGGTGGCGGCCCGGCCGTCCAGCGTGGCGTTGCCGGTCACCCGGTACGCGCCCGGCGCCAGCAAACCGAGGTCGATGTGCGCCTCGCCGTCTTGATTGGTCGTGCCGCTCAAATGCCGCAGCGGTTTGCCCTGGGGCTCGCCGGTGGCGGCGCGCACGTCCAGCGTGACCTCGACGTTTCGTGCGGGAGAATAATCCGGGTGCATGGCCCGCACGCGCGCCGCCACCGGCTGGCCGCGCCGGTACTCGACCCGATCAAGGTCGATGCGCAGCAACGTCAGCGCCGGATCGCGCACCAGCCAGCGGATGGCGTTGTCCCAGAAGCGCTGGAACGATCGTCCGTCGTCGCCCTCGCCGGCGGCGAGAAATCCCCAGTGCCACGAGGTGTCGGTCAACAAGGCCAGCGCTCGTCCCTTGCCCGCCTCGCCCGCCACCAGCACCGGGGCCGGCTTGCCGTCGGCGCGCAGCGTGGGGTGCACCAGCAAGGTGGCGGCGCCGGGGCGCGCGCGCAGCACGCGGTTGATTCCTTCCAGCGGCGGCAGCTTGCCCCAGCGCAGCTCGTTTTCGTGCGGATCCAGCAGCAGCGAGGTGATGGGATGCGATCGTCCTTCCGGCGTCAGCTTCGGCTTGAAGGCGTCGCTGGTCAGCGCGCTGTCGTTGCCGCCGCTGGTGTCGGCGCCGGGCGGCGTGGGCGGCAGCTCGACGGGCAAAATGTCGGCCAGCGCGGTCACGCCGTAGCCACCGCTGGCGAACGACAGATCGCCGCCCACCATGGCCAGCGCGCCTCCGCCTTCGACGTAATCGCGCACCCCGGGAAGGAACGGCTCGACGCCGTAGGGGGCGAAGTTGAAGTTTTGAAAGATCACCAGATCGAACGACCGCAGCTGTTCCTCGAAGATTTCGTAAGTGGGGAAGGGAATCAGCGACAGCTCGTTGCGGTTCCACGGCTGCTCGTCGGTTTCGGTGCGCAGGATGAAGAACGACACCAGATCGACGTTGGGATCGCGCCGCAACATCGACCGCAAGAAACGCTGGTCCCACGACGGCCGGCCGCACAGGTGCAGGACACGGATGCGATCGCGGATCACCTTCACCGTGAAGACCTGGGCGTTGTTGCTGACCAGCGCCTCGCCGGTCAAGACCGGAGTGGCGATCTGAAAGACGAAGTTGCCAGGGTGATCGGGCAGCCAGTCGAAGGTGACTTTTTCTTCCGAGTGCTCGCCGCGCAGG
Proteins encoded in this region:
- a CDS encoding glutamine amidotransferase; the encoded protein is MTNGEFNDWRITLGNTPHLGRAGVALLIVGATMAVALSALSLLEERRGRWWGLLLLRAGGVLACLMAALEPSLEQRQVIHVPNQVAVLVDGSRSMEVKPPKGGAPRFERAAALIDKAAPLFAGWERDGHRVDLYSFGEVVTPATPAALHAPPTGEASRLGEALSEIRARYAGRDLGAVIMLSDGVDTGRIGEGPLDATTRGALESLGAPVYTVGVGEKSLRDLSVAAVLADEFAFVRTPVTIEAMIRQNGLSDRQVEVTLTRDGRPVATRDVVLRGEHSEEKVTFDWLPDHPGNFVFQIATPVLTGEALVSNNAQVFTVKVIRDRIRVLHLCGRPSWDQRFLRSMLRRDPNVDLVSFFILRTETDEQPWNRNELSLIPFPTYEIFEEQLRSFDLVIFQNFNFAPYGVEPFLPGVRDYVEGGGALAMVGGDLSFASGGYGVTALADILPVELPPTPPGADTSGGNDSALTSDAFKPKLTPEGRSHPITSLLLDPHENELRWGKLPPLEGINRVLRARPGAATLLVHPTLRADGKPAPVLVAGEAGKGRALALLTDTSWHWGFLAAGEGDDGRSFQRFWDNAIRWLVRDPALTLLRIDLDRVEYRRGQPVAARVRAMHPDYSPARNVEVTLDVRAATGEPQGKPLRHLSGTTNQDGEAHIDLGLLAPGAYRVTGNATLDGRAATEEKTFVVRAEGRELDDVAFRDRVLREIAQAGGGDYHFEDLGHPRIKEPREVRVGRQRTIELWSSPLLLIVGVALLASEWALRRRSGHS
- a CDS encoding glycosyltransferase yields the protein MPSIKIFYFIPNLQQGGTEKQILYLMSRLPSRYQAVLCVYEADNIFFDEDCPPGQPAYSLGTKRMNLRALGRLTEILRAERPDIVHSYRDKSNFWARLAARRSGVPIVITSCRNRMMNLRYLAIERLFARYTTITLTNSIGVKDELTKIARVSPDKIRVIPNILDLNRFRPPTPAERQQARQRWSLSDQQRVLLLPGRVGLQKHQLGLLWALRTLAQRDQLPENFVLLLAGRERDRLSSALAHWLASDRRMSTRVRFLGAQKDILSLYWASDVLVMPSLYEGLANAALEGCAAGLPAILSHAANVDGIIEDGISGWEVPTAAHRPLVAALRQALETPAVDLRSMGAAARTRVSARFAPHDNFVVDQTVAVYDELTAR